TCGTGTCCCATGATCGTTCCCATTCGAATCCCGGGATCTCGGCCCTGCACAATGTGTAGATCCGAGCCGCAAATGCCCGCGAGCGTGACACGCACCAGCGCATCCTGAGGGTCCTGCAAAACAGGATCCGGAGTCTCTTCCAACTGAACTGTTCCAATCTCTTTTAAAACAACCGCTTTCATCATTCACCGCCGGCCGGCATTAGTTTTTGAAAAAGAACAGGTTTCTGATTTTCAATTTTTATGAGCATCGCCGGCTTGAGCGCATTTCGATTTGCATCTATTGTAATTTTACCGGTTACGCCTTCAAAATTTTTGGTTCCTGCCAGCGCATCGCGAATCTTCTCCGGTTCAGTAAAGGAAGATCGCATCATTGCATCGGCCAGAATTCTAACCGCATCATAGCCGAGCGCTTCCCCCATGGATGGATTTCCTTCATAGCGTTTTCCAAAAGCGGCAACAAAGTGCTGCACCTCAGGAGCTGGATCTGATGGCAAAAAATGCGTGACAAAATAAGAACCGTTGAGCGCCTCACCACCGATATCCCACAGCTGCGGCGAATCCCATCCATCCGATCCGAGGACGGTGATCTTCGAACCGGCCGCGCGGAGCTGGCGCAAAATCAAACCGGTTTCGTTGTAATAGACCGGCAGAAAGAGAATGTCAGGATTTGCTTTTTGGATGTTCGTCAATTGCGCGGAAAAATTTGTATCCCCGGCGCTAAAGGATTCCCATGCTACCATCCGAGCTCCCAATTTTTCTGCCGTGGCTTTGAAAACTTCGGCTAGACCTGTGGAGTAATCACTGCCAACGTCAAAGAGCGCCGCCACGGTTTTTGCTTTTAGATGTTCAGCGGCAAAGCGCCCCATGATTTCACCTTGAAAGGGATCGATCCAGCAAACACGAAAAATAAAATCGCCGCATTGCGTGACTTTAATGTTCGTTGCGGTGGGCGTAATCATGGGAATTCGGTGTTGTTGACAAACAGGCGCGCCGGCCAAACAGCTGGAAGAAGAAGGATCGCCCAGAATCGCAACAACACGGTCCCGCGTAATCAATCTGCTCACCGCGCTCTGCGCTTCTTCAGGATTCCCCCGGTCATCTTCCACAAATAACCGCAATCGCTTCCCTTTCAAACCGTCACGATTGATCTCTTCGATTCCCAATTCAATCCCTCTTCGAACCGTGTTCCCAAAAGAAGCCATATTGCCGCTCAGCGGTCCGTAAAAACCAACCGGTATATCAATCGACTTTTTTGGATCAGAGGAACAAGCTGCAAGTAAAAGCAAAGTGTAAACGCAAAAATACTTAAGGCGAATCATCTGAGTTCTGGAAGAAACCGCACCAATCAATGGGCAACATTATATCTGAACTTGTTTGTTATTCCCTGCAACGTCTCTTTGTTTGACACCCTTGATCGAGATGAATTACATTGTCCATGATGCCGACCATTCTTCGAGATGGACCATATCGGCTTTTCTTTTATGCTAATGATCGAGACGAACCTTGCCCATGTTCACGTGCAACGAGAAAGCAAAATAGCGAAATTTTGGCTCGATCCGGTAAGGCTTGAACGCAGGGGAGGATTCAGTCGGGCGGAAATAACACGAGTTCAAAGACTCGTTGAGGAAAAGGAAGACATTTTGCTTCGAGGTTGGAATGAGTACTTTGTTGAATGAGATTCAGCTCGCAAGGGCGAAAAGTGTGTCTTTAAGTGATGATTCATTAATCGTTGACCTTACGGATGGACGAACCATTTCTGTGCCTCTGGCCTGGTATCCTCGGCTGGTTCACGGCTCTCCTAAAGAACGCAACCATTTGGAAATAATCGGCAATGGCCAAGGCATTCACTGGCCAGACCTCGATGAAGATCTAAGCATTGAAGGATTGTTACTCGGAAAAACATCCGGTGAAAGCCAGCGTTCTCTGCAGAATTGGCTAAAAAAACGCAATAAGCAAAAGCGCAAAAAGTAGATGTTGAGCAGAGTGCCGGGAGACGGAATCGAACCGCCGACGCAAGGATTTTCAGTCCTTCGCTCTACCGACTGAGCTATCCCGGCATTTTTTGGAAAATTTCACCGCAGAGTACGCAGAGGACGCTGAGGAAAAACAACTCATAAATTTTACTTGGCGGTCTCTGCGTACTCTGCGGTGAATAAGCGAAAACTATAGCATTAATGAGCGCGCAAAAAAATAGGGCTTCGGATTGCTCCGAAGCCCTAGTTAGGCCTATTAAGAGGGGACTCAATTCATAAAATAGGTCTGCTGCAACAGGGTGTCAAGTGAAAGGCGAAACTTAATCGCGGTCGGCGGAAATATCGAGCAAATAGGGAGTAAATCCTCCCTGTCCTGTCACACGAATCGTGTAGACACCCGTGATCAGAGGCTTAAAAGTGATCGCTTCTTGTCGTGAAAAATTATTCTGCGTAGCAACGACACTGTTGGTTGGTGACACTAATTCCATGACAAGGCCCGTTCCTGAAATATTGAAATTGTAAACGACAGCTGTAATCGCGATATGGTGCTTGATGTCCGTCACGTTAAAAGTGTAAGAATGTGTTTGATTGGTATCGATCGAAGTTTTTACGAACAAGACCTTTGGCACATCAGGCGGATCCAAATCCTCGGTAATCGCGGCGGCTTTCGTGATGGCGTCATAGGCCTGTAAGCGTCCACCACCCGCTTCATTATTCTTGGCGCCTGGCGCCCAGTTCTCTGCGCCACGAATCAGGATCCTCTTGATGCGTCTCGGTTTGAGCCCAGGGTTGGCCTCCAGCATCAGTGCCACGACTCCTGCGACAAAAGGAGACGAAAAGCTTGTGCCGTTAAATCCACGATAACCACCACCCTTGTAGTAAGTAGTATGAATCCGGACGCCGGGGCCCCAGAGATCGGGTTTTGTTCGACCATCGGCTGTCGGACCGCGACTGGAGAATGCTGCAAGAGCGAATCCGCGTTCTCCAAGATCGGAGCCTGCACCCACTGTAATTACTTTTGTCGCGGCAGAAGGTGAACCAATCGTTTCACTATCCGGACCATCGTTGCCGGCAGCTACGACTACCACGATACCCGATGATACTGCCCGGTTGGCTACCTCGGAGGTTGCGTCGTCTCCTGCGGAACTGCCCGGAATGGCGAGACTCAGATTTAGAACGCGAATGTTAAACTCCACCCTGCGATCAATCACCTCATCAATGCCGGCAATCACATCGGAAATAAATCCACTCCCTTGGCTGTCCAGCACTTTTATCGATACCAGGGCTGCCTGCGGGGCAACACCCGCGTATTTCTTCTTGCCCTTGCCTGAGCCCAAAACGATTCCCGAAACAAGCGTACCGTGACTGTTATCATCGTAAGGTTTGGATCGGCCGTTGACGTAATCATTCCAGTAAAGCACCTTGCCTTTTAGATCCGGATGATCGTCCGCCACTCCGGTATCCAGTACTGCAACGACAATGTCGTTCTTGCTGTAATTCCCTTTGATTCCGTCTGCATTGCCGGTATAACCAAATTGTGATTTGATCGCGTCGACACCAAATGAATCACGCGCGGTATCCATCGTAGCTTTCACTCTCGAATCAAGTTCAATATGCTTAACCCATGGATCCGTCTTTGCTACTTCTATTTGACTCGCAGTCATGGACAAGGAAACGGCCGGTATGTTGCGGTAAGAATACTTGATTTTTTCAGGCCGGATATGATTGAGACGGGCAGCAAAAGTGCCGGCAACCGGTGTCTCTTCTCTGTACAAGATCACAACAGGTAAAAGTTCATGTGATTTTGCTTTTTGCATTCGCTCCCGCAGATTCTCGAAAATTCGATCGCCGTCGCGATCGTAAATCCTCTCCAGTTTCTTGGTTTCACCTGCGGACGCCAGTAACGTCCAGGCAACGCAAAATAGAACAAAAAAGAGTGTACGTTTCATTATTTCTTGACCTTCCAATTAGTTACTGTTCGTAGTGACGAATTTATCACTATACAAATAGCGACTGAAGTCGCCATTACAAACAGAATCAATAATACATGCAAATGGTTTCGATGTGCCAGCTTATAGTGTAAAGTGACTAGTGACTAGTGGAGGATGCCATGAAATTATTGGAAGTCGGCCAAAAAGCTCCCGATTTCACGGTGCAGGATCATACCGGGAAAGAAACGTCTTTATCCGATTTTCGTGGGAAAAAAG
The sequence above is a segment of the bacterium genome. Coding sequences within it:
- a CDS encoding ABC transporter substrate-binding protein, whose amino-acid sequence is MIRLKYFCVYTLLLLAACSSDPKKSIDIPVGFYGPLSGNMASFGNTVRRGIELGIEEINRDGLKGKRLRLFVEDDRGNPEEAQSAVSRLITRDRVVAILGDPSSSSCLAGAPVCQQHRIPMITPTATNIKVTQCGDFIFRVCWIDPFQGEIMGRFAAEHLKAKTVAALFDVGSDYSTGLAEVFKATAEKLGARMVAWESFSAGDTNFSAQLTNIQKANPDILFLPVYYNETGLILRQLRAAGSKITVLGSDGWDSPQLWDIGGEALNGSYFVTHFLPSDPAPEVQHFVAAFGKRYEGNPSMGEALGYDAVRILADAMMRSSFTEPEKIRDALAGTKNFEGVTGKITIDANRNALKPAMLIKIENQKPVLFQKLMPAGGE
- a CDS encoding DUF2442 domain-containing protein; translated protein: MSTLLNEIQLARAKSVSLSDDSLIVDLTDGRTISVPLAWYPRLVHGSPKERNHLEIIGNGQGIHWPDLDEDLSIEGLLLGKTSGESQRSLQNWLKKRNKQKRKK
- a CDS encoding S8 family serine peptidase; the encoded protein is MKRTLFFVLFCVAWTLLASAGETKKLERIYDRDGDRIFENLRERMQKAKSHELLPVVILYREETPVAGTFAARLNHIRPEKIKYSYRNIPAVSLSMTASQIEVAKTDPWVKHIELDSRVKATMDTARDSFGVDAIKSQFGYTGNADGIKGNYSKNDIVVAVLDTGVADDHPDLKGKVLYWNDYVNGRSKPYDDNSHGTLVSGIVLGSGKGKKKYAGVAPQAALVSIKVLDSQGSGFISDVIAGIDEVIDRRVEFNIRVLNLSLAIPGSSAGDDATSEVANRAVSSGIVVVVAAGNDGPDSETIGSPSAATKVITVGAGSDLGERGFALAAFSSRGPTADGRTKPDLWGPGVRIHTTYYKGGGYRGFNGTSFSSPFVAGVVALMLEANPGLKPRRIKRILIRGAENWAPGAKNNEAGGGRLQAYDAITKAAAITEDLDPPDVPKVLFVKTSIDTNQTHSYTFNVTDIKHHIAITAVVYNFNISGTGLVMELVSPTNSVVATQNNFSRQEAITFKPLITGVYTIRVTGQGGFTPYLLDISADRD